In the Uranotaenia lowii strain MFRU-FL chromosome 1, ASM2978415v1, whole genome shotgun sequence genome, GAAGTCAATAACACTTAGCCAGTCGGAGTTCCCTCAAACTCGCCAGACCTTAAGTATCCAGGGCATTTTCCTGGGGCTGGGAACGAATGTTCCGGATTAAATTCGTGCtgcaaataaagtaaagataAAAGCTATTCGGGCTATTTCCCGAAAATTTCCTCAATAATCCGGTGTGATCTATGCTTTAATTTCCCCTCCACGGAACATCCGGGGACAAGAGTGCCGAAAAGTCGGTCATTCGCCTAACCGTTTCGCTGAATTGTTGCATAAAATATGATAATATCTAGCCGATGGTTTCGGTTTTCTCAGGGGGTTGCTTTCTCAGTGTTTAAGTgctaaatagaagaaaaaaatcctgtCTCCCAAGTGGGTTTCGGATTATCAACTACGGCTTAGTTTGGCGGTAAACTTTGTTCAgatatgaaatgtttttaacgCGAACTGTTAGCTTTTATTGATATTACAATTCGTCCATTTAGGCAGCAGATTCATGGTTAGATAACGACGGTTTTTTTAACGAGTGAAATTATCTTTACTCAAATATAAAGATGATATGGAACGAAAACGGTTGGTAGACACTTTGAAATTTTAGCAGAATTCAATAAATTACATGCGGTTAATTAAATCATTTGACAACATCTGTGATTGTGGTTGGATAATCCCCAATAGGTtctttgatgtgtttttttttaattctcttgTCTACCCGAAGCTCTCGACTGATGACATGTTGTTTATTTTCGTTCCGTCAGAGTCAGTTTATTATCGGAGCTCCAGGCCCAGAAAGCACTGTGATGATATCTCTAGCTTTTAATGGGCTTTTCCGTCCTTTGGGAGTAGACACAGATAAAAGCAAACCGAAGCATCTACGGAAACCAAATGTCATGTGTCTGCGTGTTGTTTACAGAAGAGGTCGTGTCAATGTTTTGACTTTTTTCGTGTATGATTAACAAGGGTTGCCTAgtgggtggctccagagagtaaagtTACACAATATCGTTTAAAGATTGCTGAAAGTCAGATTGTAATTGAAATCAActtcaattttacaaatttaaaaaaatcggccAATGATACTttatatttagcaaaaaaagataagttttgaaAGAGTGAGAAAGGAGTGGGGTGGTGCAGACTGCCCCTTCTCCATCAATTTGATCTCATTGAACTAAATCAGAAGGATtgtgaaatgtttcaaaattaaatataatttgtttaatccattttctatacaaacgTATTCAATATCCTTTAATACAACTTCAATTcgcaaatcaataattttccaCGGGAGAAAATGTTGAATAGAAGgtgatttatgtaattttatacTAAGtagttaaaaattattgaactaTGAGCTCAGTACActtgttcttaaaaaaaaggtaatttaaaaaaaaaacttcaaatatttcTTTATCCTGGCCTTTTTCATACCAGCTCAAGGTCAAAACTACGACATGTttatgattctcattttgcatcTTTACGTTCGAGGGACCAAATATTTAATCGATTCGGGAATTAATTTCCCATTGTGAATTGTGATCGAGGAGTGTCATTTCTGAATCTTATTAATTCTGAAATAATATCATAACAAAACGATTCTGGAACATTTGAAACTCTACTTTCGTttatttgctcttgaatttcaagctcgcatgctacatttttatctttaataAATCCGAaacgaatgaaatgaaattcaagCCCTTCGTTTTGAGATGTAACAAATTTGTAGCAAttgaatacaatgaatttttttttaatctttgatggatacatttttcctaattctttaaatgattaaaaattaaacatggaatcaatttcataacactttccatttgaaaataatctttttcgAAGATtgtaagtaattttgacttctcgtaaaggttacattttttttcttttaataagggatgaatcatctgCATAGAATTAAAATCTATGcagatgaaaagaaaaaaacataatatgtTTATCCAGTTCTACGAAAATTTAGTAATCTGACATGATTTCAAAgcagttttaaaacaaaataaattttaggtaattttgaaagcaaaacactttgcagtcttcaacaagttaaataaaCTAAAGTCTTTAATTATAAAATGATATAAACGCTCGtttgtgatgtcagaaatatttatgttttttcaatcaaattttctaaaattatgagaatttgttttttttcttacgtTTCATATCTCTGAAGCTAGAAAATCTAggcaaaatctgaatccttaattAATCCtcattatgccaaaaaaaaatttcacaaaaataatcatagaagcTTAGTGTCAtgatttcaaacaacttttgttctaaaacttttgttctaagactttttttcaaaaattgaatatgcACAGCagctaagagcaagttcactggcgttgggaaaaagtggtggaaattttgtcactttttgcacattttgaacattttaccatgcaataacattttcaagttttgtggccttcaagtttttctacaacacgtgttgtattttcgtaTGCTGTGATGCGAAAATAGCattatttctatcacatacggctggaatAGAAACACTGCTgtaaaaatacaacgcccaaagatcttgagaaaattaaaagttcataacaaaattgaaaccgGATGTAATCGGTTCAGAAGCAATGGTtattctcagaaaaaaaattccagaatGCATtatttaccagattttttttcccagaatggaccattttccagatttttttccccagaatggaacatttcccagaatgccACAAAAACCAGATTTCTTCctctggtattttttttaaattttttttaaaatgatatttcaaatgaaacctcaggtttgaaagtttccaactgaatttattttagaaccaatattgtgtgGACTGTCTCAAATGCTGTTCAAGGATATGTTCAAAGAACTGTCCAAAACTGTCCAAGAGATTGACTGAGACTGTTCTAGGGACTGTCCAAGGCTCTTTTTAGGGAAATGTTCACCTTTCTTTTGAACTGTCTCACGAACAATTCAAGGGTCTACTCGAGAAACTGTATCAAGGACTGTCTGGCGCTGTCTAAAAGCTTCTCAAGCGACTGTTTGTGGAACTATGCAGGAATTGTCCGAGTAACTGTTCAAGATATTGTTCTAGGAATTTTCCGAGACTGTGCGAGAGATGATACAAGACTATCCAAGAGACTGTTTAAGAAACTGTGCCAGTTATTGTAAAACAGTTTATTCAAGGAACTTTTCAAGGCACtgtttaaggaaattttcaaagaacttTTCAAGAAACTGTCCAAGTGGCTGTTCAAGAGTCTCTTGAATAGATTGCCCAAGGAACTGTTCAAAGTTCTACATTAGGAACTGTCAAAGAAACTGtaaaattcaatgtttaaagAGCGATTGAAGAGATTGTCAAAAGACTGTCCTAGGTATTGTCCAAAGAACTGTCCAAGAGACTCTCCAAGGGAATGTCTGAAAAACTATCCAAGGGACTGTCCAAGGGACTGTTCAAGGGACTGTCCAAGGGACTGTCCAAGGGACTGTCCGATGCACTGTTCAAGAGATTGTCTAATAGACTGTTCAAGGGACTTTCTAAGGGACTGACCAAGAGACTGTTAAAGGGACAATCCCAGAAGCATTCCAAGGGACTATCGAAGGGACTGTTTAAAGAACTGTCAACTGGGATTGTTCAAGGGACTTCACGAGGGTCTGGTCAAGAGACTATCGAAGAAACATCGGTATCATGGAACTGTCCAAGAGACTGCCCAAGGAACTGTCCAAAGGACTGTTCAAGGGGCTATCCAAAGGACTGTCCAAGAGACTGTCCAACGGACTGTCTAAGGGGCTGTCCAACGGACTGTCCAAGGGACTGTCCAAGGGACTGTCCAAGGGACTGTCCAAGGGACTGTCCAAGGGACTGTCCACGGGACTGTCCAAGGGACTGTCCAAGGGACTGTCCAAGGGACTGTCCAAGGGACTGTCCAAGGGACTGTCCAAGGAACTGTCCAAGGAACTGTCCAAGGGACTGTCCAAGGGACTGTTCAAGCGGCTGTTCAAGAATCTCTTGAATGGATTGTCCAAGGAACTGTTCAAAGTTCTACATTAGGGACTGTCAAAGAAACTGtaaaattcaatgtttaaatAGCGGTTAAAGAGATTGTCAAAGAGACTGTCCTAGGTATTGTCCAAAGAACTGTCCAAGAGACTCTCCAAGGGACTGTCTGAAAAACTGTCCAAAGGACTGTCTAAAGGACTGTCCAAAGGACTGTCCAAAGGACTGTCCAAAGAACTGTCCAAAGGACTGTCCAAAGAACTGTCCAAAGGACTGTCCAAGAGACTGTCCAACGGACTGTCTAGGGGGCTGTCCAACGGACTGTCCAAGGAACTGTCCAATGAACTGTCCAAGGGACTGTCCAAGGGACTGTCTAAGGGACTGTCCGAGGGACTGTCCAAGAGACTATCCAAGAGACTGTTCAAGGGACTTTCTAAGGGACTGACCAAGAGACTGTTGAAGGGACAATCCCAGAAGCATTCCAAGTGACTATCGAAGGGACTGTTTAAAGAACTGTCAACTGGGATGGTTCAAGGGACTTCACGAGGGTCTGGTCAAGAGACTATCGAAGAAACATCGGTATCATGGAACTGTCTAAGAGACTGCCCAAGGAACTGTCCAAAGGACTGTTCAAGGGGCTGTTGAAGGGACTATTCAAGAAGTTGTTCATGAGACAGTCCGAGGGATTATTCGAGGGCCTGGTTGTGGGCTTGTCCAAGGTGCgacatattgacactcaagagcggattagggttaaatgAGGAGAaagtgaaatgtacatgagccacgtgaaatgaagaaattaactaaattctttttttcaagtGAATGTTTTAAGTGTGTTTTAAGTGTggttttgggttcagtgtaatatttttaacccctgaatgtatgcagcacccttatattttttctttgaaaacagttttgacaaaaaaaatgtaaaatttaaaatgtaaatttaattttcacacGTTTCCATTTGATTTTCCCTTAAAAACAAAGTGTGTTGCAACTAACTTCTTTTCTTATTGGGGTgtaaatcgcatgtttttgtaaatttaaaaataactggagaAACCAAAACCTTTTATGACTTCGTCAATTTGATATCCCATCAACTTTAacacttttgatgtacaagcgatATGGTTAGCTGTGAAcattagaagccattgaagatGAAAAGTGTTGCAAGACGCCACAGTTTCAATGTACTTTAGTAGAGGTCATGTAAATTACAGTGTTTTGCAGTGTATATTATCTTATTTTTGCTTCTATTTAAGTAacaatttctgaaataaaaatcgaaCTTTTTTCAATCGAATCATCGAGCTCTCATCGATCGCCTTTTTTTTACACgaagaaaagtttgaaatgtattggagacaaaatttttagTGTAATTTCTTTGGAATTACGATTTCTCACAGGTTGGAAAGAAAGCACAAAATAAGAAAACCACTTGGGCAAAGTTACATTGTTCATTTTTGCTTAGAACAGCTCCATGAACTAATTCTGATTGGTTTGGAAACACAATGATTTTGAGTTGTACAGTTTCGAAACCTCCCGGTACAGCTTGGATGTGGCATCTTCGATACAGTGCGTCTCGGAGTTTGCACTATCTCCTGCACACTCATTGAATCCCTTGTCTATCTCATCAGCTAACTTGGCGATCTGATCTTGTAGGTCAGCTAAACACGGttcgatctttaaaaaaaattaataaagggattagttagaaattaaaaatattatggatTTCACCTTCGAGAACACCGGAATGTAGTTGGCTTGATCGATGAGAGGATTTTTCAAGTACGAATCCAGATGGTTTTTCACGGTGGATCGAAGGTTTCTATTTTTGATGGCCTTCAGCTTCCGGAAGGCCTTGTCAACCGAGGAAGTAACCTTCCGGTGGGTATTTTGTGGATTGGGTCTTTCGGTACTATTGCCACCCTGCTGGGCGTCTTCCTCCGTTTGAACACAATCTGCTGCGGAACTGTAAACATCGACCACTTCACCGTAGGCATCGGTTTTACTCTCGTCGATGCAAGCCGTGTGGGAGCTCGAGTTGTCGGCCATACATTCGTTGAATGCTTTATCGGCTTCCGTTACGATTTTACCGACATCGTTTTCGAGATCAGCTAAACAAGGTTCAACCTTGGAGATGAGTAAGGAAATAGTTAGAAAAGATCAACAAGACTGTTGTTCGGTAGCACATACCTTGGCAAAAGATCCGATACTGCTGACCACGGATATAAGTGGATTTTTCAAATAAGCCTGCAACAGATTCTTAACCTCTGATTTGAGATACCTATCTTTGATGGCATCTGTTTTCTCGATCGCATCGTCTACAGCTTCGGTAGTCTTCAGATACGTTGTCATTGGATCAGGTTTCTCGGTTGGTCCTTCTTTTCCAGCCGGCGGCCCTTTAGGTGCATTGGTTCTGGATCCTgacaacaacgaaaaaagtggaaCAGGAATATTTCGATGACACGTCTCTTTGTCCGTTACCTTTTGGAGTTAGTGATCCATTTGTTTTGCCACCTGTTGTCGATGTTTGCTTGTCCTTCGACGATCTCGATACCGTAGTTGGTTTTGGTTTGCTAGTTGTGGTAGGTATTCCATTCTTTTCCTGCTGTAATTCCTGTGCTAAAGCTGgtggtgaaaaaaatttcatattaacaGAAGCTGCACTACATTCGACAGAAAATTTACCATCAGCTGGTTTATCGGAATCGGTTTCTTCAGGTTTTCCAGCTTCATGCTCCTCTGGTGCGTCTTCCTTTGTTTCATCCGCCTCGTCTGCTCCATTTTCGACATCTACTGGTATTTCGTGCTCCTCTTCTCCATCGGCTTCTGTTCCATGGTCCTCTTCTAGGGATTCCTCTACCAGTGTTGTTGCTTCAGCTCCTTCTGTTGTGGGGCTGTCCTTCTCGTTCTCTTCCTCAATCAGATTGCACTCTATGTCTTCATACTGTTCTGCTGAGCTGTTGTTACTCAAAGAGATGATTATACCGAATATGGTAAAAATTACTACCATACCCTGTATCGACTTCATGTTGCTGGATGTGTACTAGCAGTAACGAGCAGGTTTGACTTCTTTATAAACAGTAATGCCATGCGGGTTTATTTTCTCGGTGACGAGATCAGATGTTTAAGTATATAAAAAGGGGTTAAagaatattacaaaataagatTTCATTTCTACTTCATGCTACTGAAAGTAAAATACCGAAAGATTATGATTCCCAAATCGGTCTTATAGCCAGCCAAGAGTCATAATATTTCAGATTATCTCTAATATAATTTAtagtagaaaataaataaaataaataaatctaatATAGTTTTAATAATctgcttcaaattttgtatacatATATGATTATCTGTTGTCTGTGACTTCGGTAAATAACTGACTTTTGACGTCCGGAACGGGTATTGTCAATATGCACAATCGTTACAACTGTATTTATTTTCTATGGactccaaaaataaataacgaCACTAAACCGTTACTTTGTTTCATTAAGATAGGAAAAATAATAAGACACCTGTTGCAAATACTTAGACTCTGCAGCTGTTTTTCTGCCATCCTCCACAAAAAGATACATCATTCCTTTTACAAAGTGTTACTTTCTATTCTCACCATTTTCGCAATATTCTCGTTATTCTGCATTGGATTAAGGATTAAGgatatattttaaatgttaatcGACTTTGTGACGATACTGTCATAATGATTAtgaattggattgagatgaaattttgcacatggaAGTCTGTCTTGAGGATGGTTGTTTGATTTTCGCTATCAAATCACGGATCAGCAACTGCAGAAGGGGTCCATCCCAAGCAATTGAAAATTGCATACTAACTTAAATGCGGGATTCCGAAGTTTACATTTGGCTGCAAATAAATTTAACGGGATTTTCAGGTACCCATGTTATGTAAAAGTTCCTCAGAAACTTCCATCGCCTTCTGAAGggccaaagaatttaaaaaagaacTTCAATGCTCCTTCTATGCGACATCTTCTTAAAGGCGATATGTCAAATATTTCTGatatttgtgtcaatttttaagGGATTATTTACATCGGCAAAACATTCAATTCAAACCGATTATTAGGAGTTTTAGCTTGCCATGGCAGATAAGCACCATGGTTAAGGTTAAGGTTAGATTAATGGAagtacaaaagtaaaaatattcaCAAGAAAGCTATTTTTCCGCCTGCTAAGGTCGTCGCTTAAATCGGAAAAGGAAGTCAAGCCcattgctgctgctggttgtcgCCAGGACGTCGATTTTTCAGAGTTTTTGGATGCTCTCGAAATTAGCTTTCTTGTGAGTGTTTTTCACtttgttgtggtatgagcctacttggttgaatgattcaactgaatcaaagcaatcgaaagattccttttaattcaaccacggtaaatgataagttcatataccagtatttcgatagcaaccaaccccctggcaacttgacagttctggcgagtttcgtgtgcctgattaaaattcgcagatgtcgcatgtgtaccgtttgtttacatacttttcgaaccatgcgtatggaaagggcacatcatcaaatgtggtgcgaatcataaaattcgaatgaatgaaaaaaagtttcaaccgaaattattactctcattcaatattctacttatttatttattgtataggAACAGTTTTCCATAAACCGAGGCATTTTCTGCTataatttgaaagatttgttatactaaaattttcatatgtatcgcagtttatgaaaatcactcGATGATGGTTgtggtaatgttttgttttacatttattgtgtACGATCGTCAACAATAGTTTCGGTGGAAGGGGTTCTTTTCCCAAAAATCTGCCGTATATTagtgaattattttgatcagtCCAGAAGTTTTAAACCTTATAAAGGACACACAGATTTACGTCTATGTGCCGTTTGCTTCGACTGAACTTCTGAAAACAAATTCACTCTACGTATAACTGagctaattttcaattctcaacatttttttcatttgttgaatcgATTAAAAGAAACCATATTTCCATATGCGCccttccgacatgttaagtcgcttgattttcgatttgacagaaccagagaaccagaaaaaactggcacacgcgatttgtatgggaaacgtcaagttgccagggggttgatagcaacttactaccttcgtCAGTGAAGTGAGTGTTTTTACTTTTGTGCTAATATGAATCTAACCTTAtattaaagtctgtttcacatagaacctggtcgcatcttttcatttactgcagcgcgcctagttgtcacatcgcgaatctattgacagtgttttgatccggatggtttgtttacttagagcaagtccaatggtgttgggaaaaagtggtaggaatttagacgtctgtagcacagatgggaatttttctatcgtgaaatatagaccaaaaaagttggccgtccaccggtgtgatagaatacgaaggtataaaattgaaagcaaccagcgatgccaagagaatttgcttttcagtagttttactgactttttgtattttgaattcaccgtttgaaatttgaaatcaaattcattttacttgatcattAACTTGAAATAGTTGTGCCAAtaggaaaattttataatttagatgtatgaataagtattgtttaagttataatgcatcccaatattaaactgtattctgcagaattaggagttttgtattggagggcatttgattacacgagttgataaagtttttgaactctttcaaaaactttcattttcaaagtgataattaaGTAAGTGACAAATAAAAAGTATAGATATTTCAGACACAAGCTGAATTTTACTCCCGATACGACGCCTTAcgtttgatatgattgacacATGTCGAATCaacagcgagggttccgttttctaaagatgatggatccattaaagacggcgttccgaacttgctaccggacattccgacggaatatctttttcaaataaaaaagcgaaacaatttcctactcccgaaaaccgctaaaacaaaacatacaaacagaatttatttattcacccagctatctggcatctctgcgcctcaaaatgtattcgattggcaagggcatgaaaaaaattggctgtAAGTTTTAAAGAGTTGATTAACTTCATTGCAATTCGTATCAGTTTAAGTGATGAATGCATTGTTTAAaagtaaaacaatattttctattaaaatcctTAGATTGCTTAATTTCCTCTTTTTTTCCCTTAACCGAGGTTTCAaacatacactcagaaaaatggaaattagtttcaaaggaaagtgccacgaaaacaaaggattttttcctttgattttgggacaaataaaaattacttagattcaaaaacatttacttTTGTTACGAAgaaatgttttcctttgaatcaaagaatgtttcttgattcaaaatctgaaatactttgattcaaaatcttaaatccCTTGAACCTATAGCATTTCCGTTTGATGCCATAACattttcctttatttccaagttattttgattttaattcgaaaacattttttctttgttcttaTTATTTACCTTCGTTTTTACCAAAATAGTAGGTACCacaaatgtttcatttcaaagaataataatatatgttat is a window encoding:
- the LOC129738090 gene encoding uncharacterized protein LOC129738090; protein product: MKSIQGMVVIFTIFGIIISLSNNSSAEQYEDIECNLIEEENEKDSPTTEGAEATTLVEESLEEDHGTEADGEEEHEIPVDVENGADEADETKEDAPEEHEAGKPEETDSDKPADALAQELQQEKNGIPTTTSKPKPTTVSRSSKDKQTSTTGGKTNGSLTPKGSRTNAPKGPPAGKEGPTEKPDPMTTYLKTTEAVDDAIEKTDAIKDRYLKSEVKNLLQAYLKNPLISVVSSIGSFAKVEPCLADLENDVGKIVTEADKAFNECMADNSSSHTACIDESKTDAYGEVVDVYSSAADCVQTEEDAQQGGNSTERPNPQNTHRKVTSSVDKAFRKLKAIKNRNLRSTVKNHLDSYLKNPLIDQANYIPVFSKIEPCLADLQDQIAKLADEIDKGFNECAGDSANSETHCIEDATSKLYREVSKLYNSKSLCFQTNQN